The Leifsonia williamsii genome includes a region encoding these proteins:
- a CDS encoding fasciclin domain-containing protein: MRSTARLAAAGLLAAAALALTACSSGTGSSMSSSDSASDAPMSSSPTASAMDPAADLVGPGCAAYAKQVPDGAGSVAGMAEAPVATAASNNPLLKTLVAAVSGKLNPKVDLVDTLNGGEFTVFAPVDDAFAKIDPATIDTLKTDAGADTLTKVLTYHVVPGQLSPKEVVGTHKTVEGQDVTVSGSGDDLKVNDASVICGGVHTANATVYLIDSVLMPPAQ; encoded by the coding sequence ATGCGATCCACCGCACGACTCGCCGCGGCCGGCCTCCTCGCCGCCGCCGCCCTCGCCCTCACCGCCTGCTCGTCGGGCACCGGCTCGTCGATGTCGTCCAGCGACTCCGCCTCCGACGCGCCGATGAGCTCCAGCCCCACCGCCTCGGCGATGGACCCGGCCGCGGACCTCGTCGGCCCCGGCTGCGCGGCCTACGCCAAGCAGGTCCCGGACGGCGCCGGCTCGGTCGCCGGGATGGCGGAGGCGCCCGTCGCCACCGCGGCGAGCAACAACCCGCTGCTGAAGACGCTCGTCGCCGCGGTCTCCGGCAAGCTCAACCCCAAGGTCGACCTGGTCGACACGCTCAACGGCGGCGAGTTCACCGTGTTCGCGCCGGTCGACGACGCGTTCGCGAAGATCGACCCGGCCACCATCGACACCCTCAAGACCGACGCCGGCGCCGACACGCTGACCAAGGTCCTGACGTACCATGTCGTCCCCGGCCAGCTGTCGCCGAAGGAGGTCGTCGGCACCCACAAGACGGTCGAGGGCCAGGACGTGACCGTCTCGGGCTCCGGCGACGACCTGAAGGTGAACGACGCGAGCGTGATCTGCGGCGGCGTCCACACCGCGAACGCCACGGTGTACCTCATCGACTCGGTGCTGATGCCTCCGGCGCAGTGA
- a CDS encoding 4'-phosphopantetheinyl transferase family protein, whose amino-acid sequence MRVVVVRHGSAAASEVARRLSAGDRERLASLADDPEAVARFLAGRQALLTAAERSGFPEVAIDATCPDCGRSHGRPRAKGEATLHLALSHAAGHAFAVAASAPVGIDAEALDTDPARLREAAALLAHPVDRPRAALRAWTATEAVLKADGRGLRVDPSAVRLGPRIAVLDGSLYRLSSRQRAGCRVAVARLLAASVRVGEAQAVSEGRRRSRSQASKKSVSPSPA is encoded by the coding sequence GTGCGCGTCGTCGTCGTCCGGCACGGCTCGGCAGCCGCCTCCGAGGTCGCCCGGCGGCTCTCCGCCGGTGACCGCGAGCGACTCGCGTCTCTCGCCGACGATCCGGAGGCGGTCGCCCGCTTCCTCGCCGGGCGGCAGGCGCTCCTCACCGCCGCCGAGCGGTCCGGCTTCCCGGAGGTCGCGATCGACGCGACCTGCCCCGACTGCGGGCGCTCGCACGGGCGGCCGCGCGCGAAGGGCGAAGCCACTCTTCACCTGGCGCTGAGCCACGCGGCGGGTCACGCGTTCGCGGTCGCCGCCTCCGCCCCCGTCGGCATCGATGCGGAGGCCCTCGACACCGACCCGGCGCGGTTGCGGGAGGCGGCGGCGCTGCTCGCCCACCCCGTCGATCGGCCCCGGGCTGCGCTGCGCGCGTGGACGGCGACCGAGGCCGTGCTCAAGGCGGACGGCCGCGGCCTGCGCGTCGACCCGTCAGCGGTCCGGCTCGGCCCGCGGATCGCCGTGCTCGACGGCAGCCTCTACCGGCTCTCCTCGCGGCAGCGCGCGGGGTGCCGGGTGGCGGTCGCGCGACTGCTGGCGGCGAGCGTGCGCGTGGGGGAGGCTCAGGCCGTGAGCGAGGGGAGGCGGCGCTCGCGCAGCCAGGCGTCGAAGAAGTCCGTCAGCCCCTCGCCGGCATAG
- a CDS encoding cupin domain-containing protein codes for MSSSSPHVSSLVGAADTYENESGSISQLTGSDFPILNGMSLKRIVLAPGAVREPQWNVNANQIAYVVRGTVLVSMLANADEFASFVVQAGQMYHVESGAIYHIENVGDDTAELIAALRSDRPQHFSLQNSFNAMSDAVLGNTYDLPSSAFAAFDRHQAQQIVRREGPARIPDTAGLPNAHLFDLAGQHPPLSYDYGSARLGRKQFWAALEDLSMYSLEIGGTGMREPHWHPVTAELGYVQSGHARMTVLDPDGTLDTYELEPGNAYFIPRAYPHHIEALGDEGIHFLIFFDQPMPGDIGYRATASAFSREVLSAAFGVPERQLPRFPETPVDPLIVARSNPRDPSGS; via the coding sequence ATGTCCAGCAGCTCACCGCATGTGTCATCCCTCGTCGGCGCCGCCGACACCTACGAGAACGAGTCGGGCAGCATCTCCCAGCTCACCGGCTCCGACTTCCCCATCCTGAACGGGATGTCGCTCAAGCGCATCGTGCTGGCGCCCGGCGCGGTGCGCGAGCCGCAGTGGAACGTCAACGCCAACCAGATCGCGTACGTGGTCCGCGGCACCGTGCTCGTGTCGATGCTCGCGAACGCCGACGAGTTCGCGAGCTTCGTCGTGCAGGCCGGCCAGATGTATCACGTGGAGTCCGGCGCGATCTACCACATCGAGAACGTCGGCGACGACACGGCTGAGCTGATCGCCGCCCTGCGGTCGGATCGGCCGCAGCACTTCTCGCTGCAGAACAGCTTCAACGCGATGTCGGATGCGGTCCTCGGCAACACCTACGACCTCCCCTCCTCCGCCTTCGCGGCATTCGACCGGCACCAGGCGCAGCAGATCGTGCGGCGGGAGGGGCCGGCGCGCATCCCGGACACGGCAGGGCTCCCGAACGCCCACCTGTTCGACCTCGCCGGCCAGCACCCTCCGCTCTCCTACGACTACGGCAGCGCACGGCTGGGCCGCAAGCAGTTCTGGGCAGCGCTCGAGGACCTCTCCATGTACTCCCTGGAGATCGGCGGCACCGGGATGCGCGAGCCGCACTGGCACCCGGTCACGGCCGAGCTCGGTTACGTGCAGAGCGGACACGCCAGGATGACCGTGCTCGACCCGGACGGCACGCTCGACACCTACGAGCTGGAGCCGGGCAACGCCTACTTCATCCCGCGCGCCTACCCGCACCACATCGAGGCGCTCGGCGACGAGGGCATCCACTTCCTGATCTTCTTCGACCAGCCGATGCCGGGCGACATCGGCTATCGCGCCACGGCCTCGGCGTTCTCGCGCGAGGTGCTGTCGGCCGCCTTCGGCGTCCCGGAGCGGCAGCTCCCGCGGTTCCCGGAGACGCCGGTCGACCCGCTGATCGTGGCGCGCAGCAACCCGCGGGACCCGTCCGGGTCCTGA
- a CDS encoding M1 family metallopeptidase, with protein sequence MTGDAASTAADGSAAPHGPIGPAYAVADAPGHAYLPRSGTPDYTVLSYDLDLSYRVATNRLDATAVITGRAVNPLTTIVLDLVHLRAKRVRVAGDKRARFTQNQTHLRIRPSAPLAAGDAFSVEVSYDGSPQPRRTRWGTLGWEELTDGVIVAAQPSGAPSWFPCNDHPADKASYRIRVTTEEAYTVRATGELIDHAVSGGRGRWVFERPEPTATYLAAVQIGRYVVEPRRAAGVDWVIAYPAPLARRVLADFAPVGRMLERFGELFGPYPFPSYTVVVTADPLEIPLEAQAMATFGANHADGRGGSERLIAHELAHQWFGNSVGLGSWRDIWLNEGFACYAEWLWSEASGGPSANTLARAHHARLRLPPHDLLLGDPGPDDMFDDRVYKRGACLLHALRLRLGDDRFFGMLREWTAEHRFGVVASADFERLAARYAGEGLTDFFDAWLRERRLPSLTA encoded by the coding sequence CCGATCGGCCCCGCCTATGCCGTCGCGGACGCGCCGGGTCACGCCTACCTCCCGCGCTCCGGGACGCCCGACTACACCGTGCTCTCGTACGACCTCGACCTGTCGTACCGGGTCGCGACGAACCGGCTCGACGCCACCGCCGTCATCACCGGCCGTGCCGTGAACCCGCTCACCACCATCGTGCTCGACCTGGTGCACCTGCGCGCGAAGCGCGTGCGCGTCGCCGGGGACAAGCGGGCCCGCTTCACGCAGAACCAGACGCACCTCCGCATCCGCCCCTCCGCCCCGCTGGCCGCCGGCGACGCGTTCAGCGTCGAGGTGTCTTACGACGGGTCGCCGCAGCCGCGCCGCACCCGCTGGGGCACGCTGGGCTGGGAGGAGCTCACCGACGGCGTCATCGTCGCGGCCCAGCCGTCGGGGGCGCCCAGCTGGTTCCCCTGCAACGACCACCCGGCCGACAAGGCGTCGTACCGCATCCGCGTCACCACCGAGGAGGCGTACACGGTGCGCGCGACCGGCGAGCTGATCGACCACGCCGTGAGCGGAGGCCGGGGCCGCTGGGTCTTCGAGCGACCGGAGCCGACCGCGACCTACCTCGCCGCCGTGCAGATCGGGCGGTACGTGGTCGAGCCGCGCCGGGCCGCCGGCGTCGACTGGGTCATCGCGTACCCGGCTCCCTTGGCCCGCCGCGTCCTGGCCGATTTCGCCCCGGTCGGGCGGATGCTGGAGCGGTTCGGCGAGCTGTTCGGACCATACCCCTTCCCGTCGTACACGGTGGTCGTCACCGCCGACCCCCTGGAGATCCCGCTCGAGGCGCAGGCGATGGCCACCTTCGGCGCCAACCATGCCGACGGCCGCGGCGGCTCCGAGCGGCTCATCGCGCACGAGCTCGCCCACCAGTGGTTCGGCAACAGCGTCGGCCTCGGCAGCTGGCGCGACATCTGGCTCAACGAGGGCTTCGCCTGCTACGCCGAGTGGTTGTGGTCGGAGGCGTCGGGAGGCCCGTCCGCCAACACCCTGGCACGCGCGCACCACGCGCGGCTGCGGCTGCCCCCGCACGACCTCCTGCTCGGCGATCCGGGCCCCGACGACATGTTCGACGACCGCGTCTACAAGCGCGGCGCCTGCCTGCTGCACGCGCTGCGGCTGCGCCTCGGCGACGACCGGTTCTTCGGGATGCTGCGGGAGTGGACGGCGGAGCACCGGTTCGGCGTCGTGGCGAGCGCCGATTTCGAGCGCCTCGCCGCGCGCTATGCCGGCGAGGGGCTGACGGACTTCTTCGACGCCTGGCTGCGCGAGCGCCGCCTCCCCTCGCTCACGGCCTGA